The Methanomassiliicoccales archaeon DNA segment CCAGGTTCTCCTCGGTGAACTCCTCCATGAGGATGTCCTCACTCTTCTTTCCCAGGGCGATACCCTTGGCCTTCAGGAAGGCGTTGCCGGCCAGACCGACCAAGAGCACCTTGTCCGCGATGTTCTCCTTCAGCACTCGGTCCACTACCTTGATGGCGTCGGAGAACTTCGATCCTCCCAGGACGAACACGCAGGGGTGCGAGGGGTCGTCGATGACCTGCCTCAGGGCTTCCAGCTCCTTCTCCATGAGCCGCCCGGCGGCGGAGGGCAGCATGGCCTGGAATCCAACCAGGGAGCACTGGGAACGGTGGGCGGCGGCGAAGGCGTCCGAGACGTACAGGTCGGCTAAGGCGGAGAGCTCCTGCACAATCCTGGCGCGGGAATGCTCTTCCATGCTCACCTTGTTCATCTCCTCCTTCTCGTCCCTCACGTTGCGGAGCATGATGGCCTCGCCGGGCTTCAAACGGGATATGGCCTTCTTGGCCTCCTCTCCGCAGAGGTCGTTCACGTAAGGTACCTCCACGCCCAGCAGCTCGGATGTGCGGCGGGCATGGCGCTCCATAGAAGTATAGTCCCACTTCCCCGGCCGGCTCTGGTGGGCCAGTATTATCACCTTGGCCCTACGGTTGAGCAGCTCCCGGAGGGTGGGAAGTATCTCGCGTATACGGTTGTCGTTGGCCAGCTCTAGAGTGCCCTCTTTGAGCGGGCTGTTGATGTCCACGCGGTAGATGACGGTCTTGCCTTCGATCCCCAAATCGTCCAAGGTGAAGTGGTCCTTCATGGCAATGTCCCCTGGCGGCCGTGACCGGTCAGGTAACGATATCTCTGTACAGTGGATGGCGATGCAATAAAAAATGAT contains these protein-coding regions:
- the pgk gene encoding phosphoglycerate kinase, which produces MKDHFTLDDLGIEGKTVIYRVDINSPLKEGTLELANDNRIREILPTLRELLNRRAKVIILAHQSRPGKWDYTSMERHARRTSELLGVEVPYVNDLCGEEAKKAISRLKPGEAIMLRNVRDEKEEMNKVSMEEHSRARIVQELSALADLYVSDAFAAAHRSQCSLVGFQAMLPSAAGRLMEKELEALRQVIDDPSHPCVFVLGGSKFSDAIKVVDRVLKENIADKVLLVGLAGNAFLKAKGIALGKKSEDILMEEFTEENLAAAKVLLEGYGERIETPVDVALDENGKRKDVPLSALPSELPIMDIGKETTARFSDIISKACTVFISGPAGVIEREEFSLGTRALMEATVSSDAFSVIGGGHTVSAAQKYGCCDRFSYVSTGGGALENYIMGKPLPVVEALKAAYKRGKRK